The Peromyscus eremicus chromosome 8b, PerEre_H2_v1, whole genome shotgun sequence genome contains a region encoding:
- the Dynlt1 gene encoding dynein light chain Tctex-type 1, whose amino-acid sequence MEDFQASEETAFVVDEVSNIVKEAIESAIGGNAYQHSKVNQWTTNVVEQTLSHLTKLGKPFKYIVTCVIMQKNGAGLHTASSCFWDSTTDGSCTVRWENKTMYCIVSAFGLSI is encoded by the exons ATGGAAGACTTCCAGGCTTCTGAGGAG ACTGCATTTGTTGTTGATGAAGTGAGCAACATTGTAAAGGAG GCTATAGAAAGTGCCATCGGGGGCAATGCCTACCAGCACAGCAAAGTCAACCAGTGGACCACAAACGTCGTGGAGCAGACTTTGAGCCACCTCACCAAGCTGGGGAAACCATTTAAATACATTG TGACCTGTGTGATCATGCAGAAGAACGGAGCTGGGTTACACACCGCCAGTTCCTGCTTCTGGGACAGCACTACGGACG GGAGCTGCACGGTGCGATGGGAGAACAAGACCATGTACTGTATCGTCAGTGCCTTCGGCCTGTCCATCTGA